The proteins below come from a single Necator americanus strain Aroian chromosome V, whole genome shotgun sequence genomic window:
- a CDS encoding hypothetical protein (NECATOR_CHRV.G19390.T1), translating into MFRQLVDDEWAHKFSFVSRNDAIVADKFAWSNKFGGKLPRYEARAKQTEPLNRTAAGAEAGDGGGGES; encoded by the coding sequence ATGTTTCGTCAGCTGGTCGACGACGAGTGGGCACACaagttttcctttgtttctcgGAATGATGCGATTGTAGCCGATAAATTCGCGTGGTCGAATAAGTTTGGCGGCAAGTTGCCAAGATATGAAGCACGAGCCAAACAAACCGAGCCACTGAATCGGACAGCAGCCGGTGCAGAAGCAGgcgacggcggcggcggcgaaAGCTAG